The genome window TTTAAAATCATCCCAATGCTGCCAGTTAGTAACAGCTTTTTCGACTTCTTTATTCTCATTGAAGCCAACTGGAATAGCTGCTTCGATATCCAGGCGGATTTTCTTCAGCTTGCCTTCAAGTTTATCGGCAGTAAATGGTGTTTTGATAGCCATCATGCCGCAGTTGTGAACAAATACGCCCGCACTGAGGGCGAAGTTTTCATATTCTGGAACCGTCAGACAATAAACATCCTGCTTTTCTTGTAGAGGGATAACGGCTATAACTTTGTGATTATAACCGGGTTGATTTTTCCTGTGGTTGTGAAGTCCAACTTTGGAATAAAAAGGCATTAAAGATGTACCGGCTTTTAATTCACTGGCTTCCCGATAAGTCCCATCCCTTAGCATGAATTCATGGTCAGGAGTACATTTTATTTCTTCACCGTTATCCAGAATTACCTTTACCAGTTCTGCGTTGTGCCGAGTTAATCGTGCTGTCGCTTTAGCTGCTGCGATTCTAGTTGTCTGTGTGCAGGAGTAGACTATAAAGTCCTGTTTCCAGTTAGCTAGTTCTTTAATTGGATAGGATTTTCCATCTGCCAAAGGAACCAGTGTATCTCCTGTGAAACAACCAATATCCACCCCCACAGCAGCTGGCATAATAGCTTCTTTAGTGGCAATTACAGACCCCACCAAGGCACCTTTGCCCAAGTGAACATCTGGCATCAGTGCTACGTGCTTGAAAACAAATGGTAGGGATGCTACATTCTTTGCCATCTTGGTTTCTTCAGCACCGAGGGCGTGGTTAGCCCAAGAAAGTACTGGCGCTGGAGTTGAAATTTCTAACTTTTCGTAGGGCATATTTTAATAGGGATTAATACAGAACAGCCAGCGCTACCGATAAATATAGTACCTTATTCAAAGACGCGAGTTGTATTCAACTCAAATCCAAATGGCTATAACTCGTTCGCTTGCTAAAGCAGTGGTACGGTTGTATTATTATTATACTACATTATGCACGGGTAGGTCATGTCTGAAAGGCACAAGTGACAGATGATTTTTGAGTAAAAATACTATTAAAATTTGTAAAGAGGGAGGGCCGATCGCGCTACCCCGCAGTCCTGAATCCACTTTGTGTGAGGTCAAGTTGTATGGCGGTTCGTCAAGATACGATTTGGGAAAGGTTTTTAGCGCCAGTGGTTCGGGTTTTCATTGATGAAGAAGGGATACGGCGATTTTATGAAAGTGTTGATTGGGAAAAAGAAAGCGATCGCATCCGCGACCCCAATCTCACCTATCCCTCCTACTACAGTAGCCAAAACTTCCACGGTATAGAGGGCGGATATCTCAACCCCAGTGCTTCAGTTTCCTACGATCCCATCACCCAGTACGTATTGCCACCCAACGAAACCTGGATACGCCAAGGCTTGATAGACGCCATCGACGTACAGCCGCAACGTATTTTAGACTTAGGGTGCGGGACTGGTTCCACAACGCTGATGTTGAAACAAGCTTTTCCCCAAGCAGAAGCGATCGGTTTGGACTTATCGCCGTATATGCTATTCATGGCGAACCATAAAGCCCGAAAAGCACAGCTTAATATCCAGTGGCGACATGGCAATGCGGAACAAACGGGGTTTGCCGATCGCTCTTTTGATGTGGTGACGGCTTCTTTGTTATGCCACGAAACGCCACCAGCAGTAACAAAAGCGATTCTGCGGGAAAGCTTCCGCCTCCTGAAGACGGGAGGACAAGTTTTAATTCTGGATGGCAACCAGAAAACTTTGCGCCAGACGGACTGGTTGAATGATATTTTTGAAGAACCTTATATTAAGGCTTACGCTGCTGGAAATTTGGATGCTTGGATGGGAATGGCAGGCTTTGAAGCGGTGCAAACCCAAGATCTGTGGTGGTTGCATCAGGTGACAAAAGGCATCAAACCTATCTTAGATGAAGAGACATCTAACTCGGCGGCAGTTGTCCGCAACTCTGTGGCGACTGGTAGCACAGCAGAAAGTGACGATTTGGAGGGTTTTCTGGCCCCAGCTTTTACTACATGACATTGAAGGCAGTACTGTTTGATTTTAACGGCATCATCATTAATGATGAGGCGATTCACGAAAAGCTGATCGCGCAGATTTTGATTGAGGAAAATTTGCGATCGAAACCGGGGGAGTACCGACAAATTTGTCTGGGTAGAAGCGATCGGGCCTGTATCGTCGAACTACTCACTCGTCGGGGTCGCGTTGTCACCGAAAGCTATTTAACCCAACTGATCGCCCGCAAAGCCCAAGCTTACCAGATCGAACTGGAAAAACTGGAAAAATTACCCATTTATCCAGGGTTGGAGGACTTAATTTATAAGCTGCGATCGGCTAAGCTGCGGATGGCGGTGGTCAGCGGGGCTTTACGTTCCGAAGTGGAACTGGTCTTAAATAGAGCTAAGCTGGCCCAAAACTTTGACTTGATTGTAGCCGGAGATGACTTGAAAGCGAGCAAACCCGAACCGGATAGTTATCTGTTGGCGGTGGAAAGATTCAATCAGCAAATTCCCGGTTTTAACCTCGAACCATCCCAGTGTCTGGCAATTGAAGATACTTTTGCTGGGATTACAGCGGCGAAGCTAGCGGGAATACAGGTAGTTGGTGTGGCGAATACCTACCCCTTCCATATGCTCCAGCGTCGGGCCCACTGGACGGTGGATTATCTTACTCATCTAGAATTGGAACGAGTGCAGGAAGTATTTTCCCAGCAGGAACTCCAGGAAACTGTCGCTGAGTGTTAGAATATGTAATGGCAGTTAGCCGATTTTAGATTGGCGATTCAATCCAAAATCCATCCGGGGAATTAGCTCAGTTGGTAGAGCGCTGCGATCGCACCGCAGAGGTCAGGGATTCGAGTTCCCTATTCTCCATAGGTTTCAGGAAGCTAGTTAACTACAAGTCTACTAAATTTCCAACCAGCGAGTTTTGCTTCTAGCTGATATTGCGATCGATCCAACTGGTAGAAGCAGAAGGCGATCGCTTACTTAAAATCTGGCGAAACTGTGATTCCGGTGTGGTTAGATCGGATACATAACCAATTGGCAAGTAGGTTGAAGGGGTAGAGGCAAGTAACTGGATTTTCAAAGCCTCACATGATGTCCTTCAAAATGTAGCTATTAAAAAAGTCCACTTATGTGGACTTTAGGGCAAGTATTCCAAACCTACTCAGATAGCTTTCGTCTGTACTTTCATGGCTTTGGGTTACTCAGTCTTTTACTGGTTCAGGAGGTTAGCGATTTGCTGAGCAGCAGAATAAGAGATACTAGCACACGATCTGGCGTTGTCAGGATTGAGGGTGTTGATACGCTTAGTACTGAGAACTTTTGCAAAATCAGTTGTACTTAGTTCTTCAATGTTCATGCCATCCTTTAGGTTTTGTCCTTTTTTGAGACCCCTATTGGCACGAAAGCTATTAGGATGCCCAATAATCGGCTCATAGACCTTAGTTTTGCACCAGGCAAACTCTTTTGGCGTAGTGACACCATGTTGGTACAAAGCTGATTCGTAGTAATCTTCTCTGGGGATTGAATCAAGACGCGCACTAATGTAATTAGTGCTTTTACCTTGTCTTTCCCAAGCTCTGATCGCTCGTTGCCGACTACGAGTAATACCTAGTTCGGGATCGGCCTCTTCCTCGATTCTTTCTTTAATCGCAGTAAGTGCCCAAGCGTGAAATTCTGGGGATAAAAATTGAGCGTAAGCAATAGCAATTTTGTCAATCGCATAAGTTCCGCCAATTTTTCCTTTCGTGATCTTTATTAAGCCAGCATCAACAGCTATCTGCTTAACTTGATTCGTCCAATTTCTGTACTCTTGATTTCTAAAAGCCGATTGTGGTTTTGTGGCTAAAACCCGCTCTATTTCCGGCTTCAAATCTGGCTTGCTTTCAAGTAAAATTTGTAGCAATAAAAGGCAATTACTTTCTGGCTTAAGCCAATAATCTACCTTCTGAGTTTTGATAGCGCCCGCTGCCCTCCACATATCAGTTAGACAGACTAAACCATTGTCTTTTAGGATAATAAAACCGTTGTAGTCCAATTTGCTCTTTCCCGATTTTGACATCTATGCCTCTTGACAATTTATCTATGGTTTGGTGGACGCAATATCAGTAAAACTGACGTTAACTTGGGAATTGATCATCATCATAACTATCCCCTGAAGTGGATAAGTAAATTTCTTGGGTTGTACCAGAGAATGCTTTTTCAATGTTTGTTTCAAACTGCTTTCGATCGCTGTCAGGTGACAACCGCATTACCGCCAAAACTGCCAATCTCCGGCCATCTAAAAACTTAAGTCCTGGTTCCTTAAGATATTGGAATTGTTTCCGCTTCCTCAATCCGTTCTTCTGTCTTGGATTTAGTTCTTCTAAACGCTCAACAACTCCATCAGGAAACCAATCATAAATGGTTTTATTGATCAGTTTCCCCATGACAGAAGGATGTCCTTTGGACGTTGACTTCCATCCAGTAACCCGATAAGCCTCATCAAAAAACTCTTTCTCAAAACGAGGTTTCCAGGGATCGTGTTTTTCTTGTAAAAAAGCCTGTATAATTCGTACTTTTCGCCTGTTTTCCCAGCCAGTAATTTCTTGAATCCAAGCGCGAACACCCATTTTGGCAAACTTGCGATAAGCAAATAAGGCTTTTTCTGTGGTCTTTCGTGCTTCAAAAGCGTAATATTCTATAATTGCAGCACAAATTTCATCTTTAACGACCTTAGCTTGATCTAGCCCCCTTTCCTTTAGCCATAAATCCTTACCAGCAAAGGGTTCTAGACATTCAGACCGCGCTTGGCCTGTAGCCAAATCTTGAAGTAAGACGTTTATGGTTTGTTGGGCTACATCGCACAGACGCGCAAGCCCAGATTGGGACATTCCAGACTCCCCTGTTGCTTCGTGAGTGTAAAACTCTATTCCCTCACGAGTCGTCTTGATAATCGATGATTTTCGGTTGGTCATTTCTTCACCTATTGACTTATTGTGAATTATGTGGTTATTGCAAAAGGTGACAAATGCGCTAATTCTGATGTACAATCAGAAGCACATAAGCGTTCTAAAGTTGTGCATTTCAGGCTTAGGAAACCTACAAATGTTGACTTTAAGCTTTTGCATGGCCACGCCAAGTAGTTAATTGTGGGGGAGGTGGGATTTGCACCCACAAAACCTCGGCAAGGTTACTGGATTAGGAGTCCAGTGCGTTTCCTATTCCGCCACACCCCCAAAAATCAAACCAAGCTCAAAACGGCAAAGCTGTTTTAATGACCAGCTTTGCCGTTTTGAGCTTGATTTGGAGCAAATGCTTCATCTAACATGGCCATTAGTCTGCTAGAGCTTCCACTCAAAAGTTTTTCTTCTAATTTAGCCAACCGACTTTTTAGATTGTCTATTTCTTGTTTAAGAAGAACATTTTCTTCTTTAATGGCAGTGTAGTTTTGTTTGAGCTCGATCACTACTTCAGCCAACCGAAACATTGCCGCTACTTCCACCTTGGCATCTTTATTGTCACCATCAGAATCATCTATCTGTTTGGCGCTACATTCATAGATCTCATTTGGTTCTGAAGAATTTGATTCCTCTTGATTTTCTCCATTCTCTGAAAATTGACTATCAGTTTGATCGCTCTCATCGTCCGTTAATTCATTTTCTAGGTCATTACCTGCTGTACTCTCGTACTCGTTATCGTTATTAGCTTGCTTTTTCCCTTGGCGCTTGGCATGATAACGCTCATAGCTGTAGCCTTTCTTAGCCATTATTTTTTGGATTTCCGCTAAGCTGACTCCTTCCGCTAAAAAATACGAATCTGCCCCTTGGGGGGCACCGCACTTGCGTCGTTCTAGTAGCGGTGCGTCTATCCGCCCATACTCAATATCACTCATCCGACGGAGGCGAGATGAAGTTGCTGGGTTTGATAAATCCATCACAGACATCATCTCAACTACCGTCACACCACGACCAACTGAGTCAGTGTCTTGTGCTATGTATTCCAGCGCGACCAAATCGCACTGATCGCGTCCGCTGAGATTATAGGAGATTCTTCTGCTAAGGTTCGAGTCAACATTGTTATGTTGACTAGGAATTGATTGTTCGCTAGAATATGACATAGTAGAACTGGCTCCTGCGTTTTTAAGGAGTGGTGAAAAGTGCCTCTATACTTGGCTGGTTTAAGATTTTTAGCTTGGAGGCACAGTCTTAAACCAATAGAAGAAAGAGGCATATTAATCAATGAGGGCAACCATGCTTTGAGAAAAGCGGGTTGCTTCTTTTTTGTTTTTAGCATATCTTTTAGTGTTTTGCCAAATACAACCATAAAATTTTAACGAGAAACGGTTATAGACCAATACAACTCAACCATGCCTCCCCACGAAAAAACAAACAAGAAGCTGTAAAACCCTTACTGTGGGCGGGTTTTACAGCTTCTTGTCTCCCTTCCAGATTGAATCTTGTAAGCTTTTTGTTGTTGTAGACTTAGTGTTGCAAAATATTACGCTAACAAAAAAAGATCTTTCTTGACCGTTTAGAGTGACACCAGTCATCCACCCACAAAGCTGGAACCTTAAACCTCGTCCCACGCTTGGCGCATTTTGATAACAACCTTAACCTATCGCTCTTCCATCACTCTGGTCAAAAAAAATATCAGTCAATTTTTAAACAAGAGATAGAGACTGGGTTTGGAGCTTTATTTTCTAAAAGTAAAAAGGGTGGGCGACGCAGTAAGAAAGCAGAACAACAGGAGCTTCAACCAGTTCAGCTAGAGTTACCACTGTCACAAATTATAAATACTTCTGATATTTCGCCATCTCCCGAAACCCCAGAAAACAGCGCTGACACCACCCATCCACCCACAACGCCGGAACCTTAAATCTCGCCCCACAGTTGGGAAACTCCGAAACCAAGCGCAACGCACCCCGTCACCTTCTTCAACTTACTCACTATGCCGGAAGCCCCAAACTCGTCCCTTATTCACCTGAGACTTTATCCTCCTTTAGGGGGATGTGAGAAATACACTTACCATGCTTAGGCAAGGAATCAAAAACTTATATTTTCATCTGCGTCAAGTTATTGGTCGGTTTATTAAGCATTTTGTAATTATTGTGTCATCTTGTGTGCATCAAGATTTGGTATGAACAAGGTTGGGTATCTTGAAATATGAAGCAATGATTAAGAAGAGGTCAATATGACTCCCACAATGCTGCGTCAACTGTGGTCTGTAATTGAGACCACCCAAGCCCAAATCCTGTTAAAGCTCGATGATGCCAGTCTGGTGCAGTGGTTGCTCAAGCAGCTGAAAAATCAGCGATCGCTCGACAATCACGAAACCAATCTCTTGAATGACTACCTCAACTCCAAATTGACCCTAATCCGCGATCTGGCTCTAGAACGCCAGTCTACCTGGCAAGAAACCAATTAGTCTCAGACAAGCTGCCCCATACTTGTTGGTATCGGTATAATTTATAACGCAAATAAAAGGCTTGAGGCAACAAGTCGCAATATCCACGTTCGCCGTTGATTCTGCTACGCTCCTAAAGGAGAATGTTCGCAGGAATTTATGCGTAAATGGTGTTTAGTACTACTTACAACTTTACCCGTACTATTTTCGCTGGTAGCCTGTGGTGGGCCGCCTAGCTCAACTCCGGGGACGAGTAGGTTGGATACGGTTAAAAGTCGCGGCAAGCTGATCTGCGGTGTGAGTGGAGAATTACCGGGATTTAGCTTTGTCAGTTCGGACGGCAAATATGCTGGACTGGATGTGGATGTTTGCCGTGCGATCGCATCCGCCATATTCGATAACCCAGACGCCGTAGAATTCCGCAACCTCAACGCCAAAGAACGGTTTACCGCCGTCCAGACAGGCGAAGTAGATATACTTAGCCGCAATACCAGCTGGACACTCAGCCGCGATACCTCCGTAGGTCTGGAGTTTGCCCCCGTGATGTTTTACGACGGTCAAGCCATCATGGTTAAAAAAGATAGCGGTATTAAAAGTTTAACAGACCTGAAAGGCAAAGCCATCTGCACCCAAACAGGCACCACTAACGAGCAAAATCTGGGCGACCAGATGCGAAAACTAGGCATTCCCTACAAACCCGTTGTTTTTG of Argonema galeatum A003/A1 contains these proteins:
- a CDS encoding RtcB family protein yields the protein MPYEKLEISTPAPVLSWANHALGAEETKMAKNVASLPFVFKHVALMPDVHLGKGALVGSVIATKEAIMPAAVGVDIGCFTGDTLVPLADGKSYPIKELANWKQDFIVYSCTQTTRIAAAKATARLTRHNAELVKVILDNGEEIKCTPDHEFMLRDGTYREASELKAGTSLMPFYSKVGLHNHRKNQPGYNHKVIAVIPLQEKQDVYCLTVPEYENFALSAGVFVHNCGMMAIKTPFTADKLEGKLKKIRLDIEAAIPVGFNENKEVEKAVTNWQHWDDFKELHPGVQHLESKAMKQLGSLGGGNHFIEVCIDTENQVWLMLHSGSRNIGNMLAQNHIGTGKELAKLANIRLPDPDLTYFVEGTPEFAAYWNDLQWAQNYARFNRDVMMSRFKRIVEKHLAGGKQTKPLLSVNCHHNYAEKEVHFGEEVYITRKGAVRAREEDYGIIPGSMGAKSFIVKGKGNHDSYCSCSHGAGRLMSRNKAKLNFSLDDLIQQTNGVECRKDEGVLDEIPGAYKPIDEVMNNQADLVEVVATLKQVVCIKG
- a CDS encoding class I SAM-dependent methyltransferase, whose translation is MAVRQDTIWERFLAPVVRVFIDEEGIRRFYESVDWEKESDRIRDPNLTYPSYYSSQNFHGIEGGYLNPSASVSYDPITQYVLPPNETWIRQGLIDAIDVQPQRILDLGCGTGSTTLMLKQAFPQAEAIGLDLSPYMLFMANHKARKAQLNIQWRHGNAEQTGFADRSFDVVTASLLCHETPPAVTKAILRESFRLLKTGGQVLILDGNQKTLRQTDWLNDIFEEPYIKAYAAGNLDAWMGMAGFEAVQTQDLWWLHQVTKGIKPILDEETSNSAAVVRNSVATGSTAESDDLEGFLAPAFTT
- a CDS encoding HAD family hydrolase; the protein is MTLKAVLFDFNGIIINDEAIHEKLIAQILIEENLRSKPGEYRQICLGRSDRACIVELLTRRGRVVTESYLTQLIARKAQAYQIELEKLEKLPIYPGLEDLIYKLRSAKLRMAVVSGALRSEVELVLNRAKLAQNFDLIVAGDDLKASKPEPDSYLLAVERFNQQIPGFNLEPSQCLAIEDTFAGITAAKLAGIQVVGVANTYPFHMLQRRAHWTVDYLTHLELERVQEVFSQQELQETVAEC
- a CDS encoding KilA-N domain-containing protein codes for the protein MSKSGKSKLDYNGFIILKDNGLVCLTDMWRAAGAIKTQKVDYWLKPESNCLLLLQILLESKPDLKPEIERVLATKPQSAFRNQEYRNWTNQVKQIAVDAGLIKITKGKIGGTYAIDKIAIAYAQFLSPEFHAWALTAIKERIEEEADPELGITRSRQRAIRAWERQGKSTNYISARLDSIPREDYYESALYQHGVTTPKEFAWCKTKVYEPIIGHPNSFRANRGLKKGQNLKDGMNIEELSTTDFAKVLSTKRINTLNPDNARSCASISYSAAQQIANLLNQ
- a CDS encoding P63C domain-containing protein — translated: MTNRKSSIIKTTREGIEFYTHEATGESGMSQSGLARLCDVAQQTINVLLQDLATGQARSECLEPFAGKDLWLKERGLDQAKVVKDEICAAIIEYYAFEARKTTEKALFAYRKFAKMGVRAWIQEITGWENRRKVRIIQAFLQEKHDPWKPRFEKEFFDEAYRVTGWKSTSKGHPSVMGKLINKTIYDWFPDGVVERLEELNPRQKNGLRKRKQFQYLKEPGLKFLDGRRLAVLAVMRLSPDSDRKQFETNIEKAFSGTTQEIYLSTSGDSYDDDQFPS
- a CDS encoding amino acid ABC transporter substrate-binding protein; the protein is MRKWCLVLLTTLPVLFSLVACGGPPSSTPGTSRLDTVKSRGKLICGVSGELPGFSFVSSDGKYAGLDVDVCRAIASAIFDNPDAVEFRNLNAKERFTAVQTGEVDILSRNTSWTLSRDTSVGLEFAPVMFYDGQAIMVKKDSGIKSLTDLKGKAICTQTGTTNEQNLGDQMRKLGIPYKPVVFEDINTTFATYAEGRCQGVTSDRSQLLSRRTTLPQPQNHLILDAVLSKEPLAPAVANGDSKWFDVVKWSIYTLINAEELGINSKNIAQFANSKDPEVTRFLGKEGNLGEGLGLPNDFAVRIIKNVGNYGEIYDRYLGPKTPFNLPRGQNNLWTKGGLQYSPPFR